Genomic window (Fibrobacterota bacterium):
GTACGTTCTTCATGAGGTCATGGGTCAGAGGGCGGGGCGGGGTCTGGTTGTTGTAGGCGATGGCTATGGATTGGGCCTCGTTGGCGCCGATGAAGATAGGGAGGACGCGGGCGTCGCCCGGAACCTTGAGGAAGACGATGAACCCCAGGTTGCTGACGGAGACGTTCTCGATTTTCGCTTCGAGGAAATCCTCTTCGTCGAATTCGAACTCGCCTTCGCTTTCGGGCAGATCATCGTCCTCCATCTCATCGGCCATGGCGCACCACCTCAGACATTAAAGAGAAAATGCATGATGTCCCCGTCCTTCACCACGTATTCCTTGCCCTCCTTGCGGACAAGGCCCTTTTCCTTGGCGGCCTGCCAGGTCCCGTATTTGGTGAAGTCGGCGTAGCCGAGGGTCTCGGCGCTGATGAAGCCGCGCTCGAAATCGCTATGGATGACCCCGGCGGCCTGGGGGGCGGTCCAGCCCTTATGTATGGTCCAGGCCCGGACCTCCTGTTCGCCGGCGGTGAAGTAGGTCTGCAGGCCCAACATGGAAAAGCCCTTGCGGATGACCATGGCGAGACCGCTTTCCTTGAGGCCCATCTCCTCCAGGAAGGAGGCCTTTTCCTCTTCGTTCAGCTCCGCGATTTCGCTTTCGATCTTGCCGCTGAACGTCAGCACTTCGCAATGATGCTCGGCGGCATACGCGCTGATCTTCTTGACGTGATCGTTGCCGGTGTGGATTTCCGTCTCGAGCACGTTGGCGCAATAGAACATCGGCTTCAAGGTCAGAAGGCCCAGGTCCTTGACCAGGAGCATCTCTTCCTTCGTCAGGCCGGCCGTGCGGGCGGGATTGCCGGCGTCCAGGCACACCTTGAGCTTCTCGAAAACCGCCACGCGCACCCGGGCCTCTTTGGCTTCGGCCGTAGCCAGCGCCGCCAGCTTCTTATCCTTGGAAAGCTTCTTGTCTACCATGTCCATGTCGCGGAGGGCCAACTCGGTATTCACGACGTCGGCGTCCCGCACCGGGTCCACGCTGCCGTCCACATGGGTGATGTCGATGTCCTCGAAGCAGCGGACCACGTGCATGATAGCGTCCGTCTCGCGGATATGCGCCAAGAATTGGTTGCCCAAGCCTTCGCCCTGGGAGGCCCCCTTTACCAAGCCGGCGATGTCGACGAATTGCATGACCGCCGGCAGCTCGCGCTTGGGTTTATAGACCTTTGCGAGCTCCTTGAGCCGTATGTCCGGAATCCCTACCATTCCCACATTGGGTTCTTTGGTGCAGAAAGGGAAGTTGGCGGCCTCAGCCCCGGCGCTAGTGAGCGCGTTGAAAATGGTCGATTTCCCGACGTTTGGCAGGCCGACAATGCCGCATTTGAAACCCATAGCGAATTAATTCCTTTGGCTGGAACCGGGCTTTTCTTGCCCGGGAAACGTCAAAAGTACGATTTTCTCCGGACAGCCAGGGGGGAATTTATTTTCCGAGTCGGCGGAAAATGGGATAATGTATGGAGTGGGAGTTGCAAGGTTCCAACACGAAGAAAATCATGGACTTAAGCGAGTCTACCCCAGGCTCG
Coding sequences:
- the ychF gene encoding redox-regulated ATPase YchF, whose amino-acid sequence is MGFKCGIVGLPNVGKSTIFNALTSAGAEAANFPFCTKEPNVGMVGIPDIRLKELAKVYKPKRELPAVMQFVDIAGLVKGASQGEGLGNQFLAHIRETDAIMHVVRCFEDIDITHVDGSVDPVRDADVVNTELALRDMDMVDKKLSKDKKLAALATAEAKEARVRVAVFEKLKVCLDAGNPARTAGLTKEEMLLVKDLGLLTLKPMFYCANVLETEIHTGNDHVKKISAYAAEHHCEVLTFSGKIESEIAELNEEEKASFLEEMGLKESGLAMVIRKGFSMLGLQTYFTAGEQEVRAWTIHKGWTAPQAAGVIHSDFERGFISAETLGYADFTKYGTWQAAKEKGLVRKEGKEYVVKDGDIMHFLFNV